GCGGGTAGCGGGTAGCGGGTAGCGGGTAGCGGGTAGTGAGTCGGTCGGACACCTGGCGCTAGAAAAACTCGCATGGCAGGAAGTGGCCGATAGCTCGCCGCCAGTGATATGCGATCTGACTTTTTGTCCCTTCTCACTTCTGTTTCGGAAGGTTTGTCTTGTGTCGACTTCtgattttaaccgacttccaaaaaggtggttctcaattcgggccgtttttttaaatgtatgtaggtacatcgatttttGCGAGATTTCTGGACTGGtttgcaattattttttttcatcaacaGGGGATGTGAtgttccaaaaccactacaaattaaaaaataacttttgtttctacacgtgtaggtatctTTAtgaatgtatgaagtcgggcgagcgtAATAGAAGAAACTGGAAATCAAAGCttaaagctcgcccgacttcaacatacatacacgtgtagaaacagaagttattttttactttgtagtggtttcgGAAGTCggtctttaaatttttttgttgttgaccCTAGGTAAATTGattaaccctaaaaattaaaaaaattatagtaacaaaatgaaatgaaataaaaagccaaacagtaggtataatatgtgtacCACCAGCAAATCATTAAGCGCATTCAATAAATCCGTAACCAAAGATGACTTTATCGAGTGACCCCAGTCGGCTCAGCAAACAGGGGTGGCGTGGGAACCGAACCCGCTACCATATCTCACTGGCAGTAGCCCTGCGGAGTACAGAGGGCAGAGGGCCAGCCATCCCTCCGAGCAAATACTACGGATTATTAACGTATGCTAGATTTAACTTACAAATTATAGCTTAGGgaggtattttctttttattatttaaacgagAACTTGAAAAGCTTCAATgagtaaaaatagttttttttattaattttaggtCGATTAGGGGTGTAaaagttataattaattattgaacaACTCATACAAATCCTGCTATTTCggtttttcatttcattaataatttcttatttattatccTTCTAGTCTGtactttataagtcccgcaaattactaatgcgcgtggccgccattttagtgacgtcaacactagcaattttattaatattttaacatcacataaataaactaagtaggtacctacttatactcaGGTATTAACATCCAAAAAGGTCCATAGATAAATAATGAAattctaaaaacttgaaaaacaaacaatttaaataaaaaatgctcaATCTCGTCAGAAAGAACACGCAAAAAAGACACGCATGTTAAAATTCCCGACCACTATCACGATATGaccaaataaaatcaaaaatgttCAACCTAATCTACATTCTCATCCCCCTATCACGCGCTCATTGTCAGCAGTGACAAGCGGAAATAGACAGAATCTACTTCCAACCCGAAAGCAAAAGGGTACAAGAAGGGTTGCGCCCCACCTGTAGACAAAAAAGGCAAGAAAAAACGACGCCTAGTCCAAAAACGGAAGGGAAGAAATAGCACAATGAGGCAGATAAACGACTGCTTGAAAATATCCTGTGCAGTTTCCTGTACTTAAGGATTTTGTATTCAAAAAGTATGTTAGGAAGTCAAATTAAAAAGGCATTAAAGATTTTCTTGCAGATGTTctaattgttataaaaaaattaaacataaacAATTTTATCTATGTTACAATTGAAAAACGCTGATACATATAGAAAATCCGAAAAATCATTATTGTCACTACTATCCTCTAAAATAAGCTAGTTGGGGGTGAAAGAGGAAAATTAGCGTTACACTCacaatgtgaaagtgtgtctgtctgctggaATTTCacgcccattcgttcaaccgattttgacgaaatttagtacaaagatagcttgcgtcccggggaaggacataggctactttttgtcccagaaaatcaaacagttcccacggtgtttttaaaaacctaaatccacgctgatgaagtcgcgggcatcatctagtcttaaatatataaaaggaaaaactgattgactgactgatctatcaacacacagctcaaactactggacgaatggGGCATTCGGATAGctataattatgacgtagacatctgctcagaaaggattttcgaaatttcaacccctaaggaggtaaaataggggttcgaaaatTGTGTagcccatgcggacgaagtcgtgaggaTATGCTAGTACAAAAAAAACAGAATTTTTATGTGACATTGAAAACAAATCAAGTATTTCGAATGTTCGGACCCTTACCACCTGATTCACAAATTATAGGTAATAGTGGTACATTTTATCTTGAAGTCTTATACGACTTTTGGTAAAgataacaaataaattattacgaaGTCCTTAGAGCGACTTACTCGATCTATCatgattcataataatatatcaaaaaGCAAATCAAACATATCCCCAAATTCTTTAGAAAGTTCTGGACTATCTCTTTGACAAAAAACTTATTCAAGCTTTTTTCTTTGAAACTACAAGAGCCACATTTCTTGTGCGATAATTTATGCAATCTTATACAAACCTGTGTCCTTCACGGCCCCTACTAACAACTAGCGATGGGCATGATtgctattttaaataattttcacttGGTGAAATTATTCATTTCCTTCACAGTGATTTTATAGgcgatttttcacggaaagtgatttttcaGTTTTCGCACTTACAATAGTTTTTGCTACATTAACTAAGAATTTTAACCAAAACCAATAGCTCTGATATTTCGCAGGTTGGCTTTCACGAAAgatgaaaattttaaactaaatgttCTGACACATTCCCCCTTCCCTTGTCCCTTTCTGACACAAATAAAtacgagtgttctcgctcgcgcgcTCTTTGCCTCCGATCGATGACCGACTACAATAAATTGAGACAATAAAGCGggattaaatgtaataattttctaACATTGTGAGATTGTGCTTCGTGACTattcacaggctactttaagtAGCATAGCAAGTGTTATATATGAAAAATCTTTTcatatgatttttcacatgctatatATGAAATGGTCCGTCCCTACTAGCAACCCTACAAACCCCTCGCCCCGGTGCACGGTGGCCCAGTGACTTCGTAGTAAGAACACGGTACAACCCCTCGCCTTACAAGCAGTCCTTATTCAATACACACGATAGCGGATTCTGTTATTAAACTTTTTACCCACGGAAGAACACCGGAAACAAGGGGTACTCGTTATGGTTGTCAAACATAAGTTACCTAAAAAGTACCGATTTAGTTTCAATTTTGTTTGGGATACTTATTCAGCAAttttactaagtaagtataggaaaataatttttttagaaactttaTAAGGTAGTATGCTTTTATATggtcttatattatatttatttgaatagCAAATCGattggatctcctcatttctaatttgatcacgtagagaaactccaagcgtagctctctccatcgcccgctgagtgaccctgagctttcttatgaggcccagtTAGCgacatgtctcggatccataatatGTCATCATTATTTAGTTTAAATAACCATAAGCCCATAGTAGTTATGAAACTGATGagcttaaataatttttttttgtttttgtttatttttttaaatttcgttcAAAAGATTTTGGCAACCCTAACTCCCGTTAGTAAATTCTGTCTCTTTTGCACATTCCATTACAATGCTCCCCCCGTCTCTGTCTACTTGTTGCGTAAGAATTACCAAGGGAGAGTAATATGAATAGCGCTTTCTTGTTTTCTTCAATTTAGAAGATTCTTTGTATTGCACTTTTTATTCAGCGTACGCATCTGCATCgggacaatttatttttatccttaaGGTTAAATTTAACCCTTACACTTTCGTTTTATACAATTTGCAACAGAGGGTTGTAAGGACTACAAAGCTTACAAAAATAAGATAATGTAGATGTTTTATACTGTACACCTTTTGTACTTGACCGGCCGATCAAATCAGTAAtgccaaatttaaaaaaatgtatagtgcattttttgaatgaaaatctaaatatataaaaggaaaaggcgactgactgactgagtggtctatcaacgcacagctcaaactactggacggatcggactgaaatttggcatgcagatagcgattatgagttatgacgtaggcatccgctaagaaaggatttttggtttgaagtttgtgtagtctacgcggacgaagtcgcgagcataagctagtattacaaactTAAAGCTACACAAACACACATTACGGTAGTCATGGGTAGTGATTCTTACAGTGAAGGCATTTCCTTaacttaaaattacaaaatttaactcCACCTCAACTAACCTCTGTAAAATACATAActagtatgtttttttttttttaactaaggaATTTGTTGTTCTTTCCAGGCTTGGATACTTACGCATACGACCCCCAACGCTACGCCATGGACTACCACAGCATTGGCTTCAGGGAGTGCGCCGCTGAAGTAGCCAGATACCTGGTCAGCTGCGAAGGCCTGGACATCCAGGACCCATTGCGCCTGCGCCTCATGAGCCACTTGCAATGCTTCGCGGCGCAGAGGGAGCTAGCGTCCAAGTCCAACTGGGGGTACCCGCAGTACCCTGCAGTACCCCAACCCCAAATACCCCAACCGCAACATGGTTATGCAGAACTGAGGGATCCCCCCGTTTCTACCGCTGTAGCAACGGTGCCTTCGATAGCAGCACCTTTATCAGCACCTCCGAGCTACACGCATTACCCCCCAGCACCGCCAGCACCTCCAGGGCCCTCAGCACCACCTGGTCACGCCGCGCCCCCAGGTCCCCATTACCCAGCTCCGTATCCTCACCATCCGCCTCATCATCAGTACTCGCAGAACAGTTCGAAGCCATACAGACCTTGGGGGGCCGAGTTAGCGTATTAATTTAGTCAAGAGTTTTGATTATTTTGTTGGTAGAAATTATAGGTAAATCTGTTTAactattatgtttttaaagaaTAACTAAGAAAAAAAGCAGTGATAAGATGTCTGCCTCCTGGTCTTCGCCTCGAAGATCACTTTTAACTCTTCAGAATGATGTACGTTTTAAGctgttaaatatcacttgctctaacgatgaaggaaaacatcgtgaggaaacctgcatgcctgaaagttctccataaagatgtgtgaagtctgccaatccacactgggaAGCATGCTAGaaacttctcattctgaaaggaggtCCGTTCTCAATAGTGAGGGGTTGAATGCCCGTAAATGCAGTTACATGAGATGAGACCTATAGAACTCAAGGAATAACATAcggtacgtggccgaaagtaatgtacatcgacctttagaaggagataacagattcGTAGAGCCTTGtctgtgtcgttgagaccgacaaaacatcatataggtatgagtgacagagacaaccatctacaaagccgaaatgtcattctaaaggccgatgtacattaccttcTGCCGCGATCTGTAAAATTTAAGAGTGTAATTCTGTAGGCGGTTccgtaacaaataaaataaatttatcttaGCTATTTTTATTATCTAATCGATTTACTTATAATTTGTACACTTTCAAAAATATGTCCATTGTTGTGTAGATCTCAagagtttaatttaaaaacccatacttttattttaagactgttaaaattagatataaaatatttaaaatataagttgtGTGATACCAATATAGTATATAAAGTTAGTTTATCCTAAATGTAGAAATATTGGGACCAAAAACCAAGCTTTAATGTTTATATAATGTATTTTCCAACTTTTACGACGTAAACTAAAAATACTTGATTCATCGCTTATTTAGCGAAAcatcagaatacataataggaCAAGCCAAACTAGCAAAACTTTAAAAGAACCCATTTAAAAAAGACTATACCTAAGAGTTTTTAGCGCCGCCAtctataaattttgaaaaaataatttgtatcaGCATGCTATTTTAAAATCATCAGGTTTCGTGGGTTCATtagacagtttaaaaaaatgccatttaatAAGagagagaattgaaattttagcTGGCATTGCAAAAGGCCATCAATTTTATTAGTTCCGAGCACATCGTACTTACAAATATTCGTTACGGGTTCGAATCCCAGATTTTAAATGTGTCTAACTTATTTGGTGTTAAGTTGGAAAAATTAAATGTATCACGAAAGGTAACTGTAATTTTGTGATTGCACAAGgttgtgaaattattttttaatttttgtgtatATTGTGTGTGATTTTTAACGCATATCTGTATATGTAAACTGTCGTCTATCCATACGATACGAttgtgtatatttttgtaaatagttaAACCAAAGTCGCTTGCGATTGTcgaagagaaaaattaaattatttttttaatatttaaaactcacttttatttctatttgtaCAGTAAGGTACActcattattttacatttttataatcattttaaaatattataagagaAGTCTAGATATTCGCCGCTCTTCTACCAAACGTAATTTGCTTCTCagattttcgtaattttatttagtttcaaagttacacagagtttctgtaaaaatgtgtagttttaaagttttaagGGTATAACTTACATATTTTTACAGATATCTGGAAAAAACCctcacagacacagatattaatAATTTCTAGCACGTGTTTACAAAATGTCTTGGTTAGGTATTCAAATTCGAATCAGACTAAAtcgaatattatttatataaatttttgtAAGTTCCATGTAAAATAGAGCATACGTGGAACAACACGgaagtacattttgtatgatagTTAATATGTTAATGCAATGATAAAACGTAACGAACTATTTTCCATTTAACCCTCCACTGCTTCAACAAGTTAACGGTTAAAGTACGGTtcgaaatgaaataaattagcAATAAACGGCACAGGTGTCGCCGGTGATACTACGTGGCAATTAAAACTGACCCTGCAGATGTCATGTGGAAGATAGGGTTGCCaccataagtaaaaaaaaaccccgGCTGCACCGAAAGAAAGGTAATGTTTTTCATTTTGTGTATGTTAGTTTCAATAAGGAACTTTATTTATCAACACAtaataatcttcttcttctttatctTTTGGGATTGAGCAGATtcttagttttaacttttttaagtaattaaacttaGCGTTAACTtgcgttaacggtgaaggaaaaaatcatgaggaaacctgtatgccggagaaatctccataatgttctcagtggtgtgtgaagtctgctaatccagacttgaccagcgtggtggactatggcctaaatccttctcattctgagaagaaacTCGTTATCAGAAGTGGGCCGGTAGGGGTTATTGATACGTACATTTTTGGCATTCCGAATGTTTCGAAGTGTTGaagtaaataaattgaaattccTAAAATATAGCTAATATATTTCAAGAGAAATatgcataagaataaataatgaaatcaagaggattaaaataaatttaaaaaaagagtacCTAACCCTTACCTAACCATTGAATTTATTCTATTTGTTTTCTGAATAAAGTATCGCACCTTCGATATCTCAAAATACGTGAGTATTTGTTATTCCCGAAGCTCATATTGAGGCCGATTcgcttgtacacaatctctaaactaaactaaattaacaggtctaactctagtgccatccttttccgcaagcaacgttatgaaagggatagcaatagatttagacgtgccattatagtttagtttagagattgtgcacaacggaattagccacaatgtttcgTATTGATTAAAATGAAGTACTTGCACTTGATTAAAAAAAGTCCATTTTGacctattttaaactttttaagtgCGCGTGGCAACCCTGCGCGGGGTCCAACTGAATGTATTCCTCACATATCGTCCCACTTCACCGATTGTATGGGATATCGCCACCCCTGTGTTTCCCACGAATGGCGTTCCTCTCGCACTTACAATTCGCATATAGTTCGTCCCTCTCGCACTTCCGTAGGAAGACCGAGGGTGCAAAAACGTCACATTTTTTCTGGTATCGTGTGCGTGCCGTGTGTCGGTATGTTTGTGCTagcttgtgtgtgtgtttgtaacAACTTGATACTGTTCCTTCCGCAATACGGAAATTTCAAATAGGTAAAGCACCTGTAGTTTTTTTTTCGCCTTTTTTCTGATGCCTCTCCGACTAGTCAAGATTGACGGTCGGTTAacccaatatttttaaaatattccacGAAAGCAAAGTTGGAAACAAgcaaagacaaaaaaaaacaccatTGCCCTGTCACAAAATCTGGTCACTGTGTGTCTGATTGTCACTgaggatgatgtaaggattctaagaatcatcatcatcatcatcaaccgatagacgtccattgctggacataaagtctcttgtagggacttccacacgccacggtcttgcgccgccttgatccagcggctccctgcgactcgtctgatgtcgtccgtccacctagtgggggggtcttccaacactgcgtcttccggtgcgaggtcgccagtccatcaccttgggaccccaaaacgtcttatcggttttacgaactatgtgccttgcccattgtcacttcagtttcgcaacccgttgagctatgtcggttactctagttctcctacggatctcctcatttctgctTTGATCACATTTGATCACATAAAGAGAtcagcatagctctctccatcgcccgctgagtgactctgaggtttcttatgaggcccatagttagcgaccaagaaaacattcggggaaaaatctgaaaaccgtgaatttgtggttacatcacacaaaaaaaattaaattgtggttatgaactaataattagtatttacaattttcgaattaagataactatatcaagtggggtatcatatgaaaggtcttcacctgtacattctaaaacagatttttatttatattttttatgcatcatagtttttgaattatcgtgcaaaatgtcgaaaaaatacgactgtagtacgcaaccctcgttgcgcgagcctgactcgcacttggccggtttttttgcatgcataaaggcctggagagtgatatgggctactttttaacccggaaaatcaaagagtttccacgggattttaaaaaaaccctaattccacgcggacgaagtcgcgggcatgagctagtttcATAATAAATAGGGGAGAAACACATTCAACAAAATAAAGGAAGCAATATATTTTTCTCTTCAT
This genomic stretch from Maniola hyperantus chromosome 2, iAphHyp1.2, whole genome shotgun sequence harbors:
- the Hey gene encoding hairy/enhancer-of-split related with YRPW motif protein; amino-acid sequence: MMEYQRHMEPSAHQQPQSQGPQWAPQYGWGPPAPTVAAPVQRTKRTHSESEDDAFSEESSKDATSPGGDSCQLMTRKRRRGVIEKKRRDRINTSLTELKRLVPAACEKQGSAKLEKAEILQLTVDHLKMLHAKGLDTYAYDPQRYAMDYHSIGFRECAAEVARYLVSCEGLDIQDPLRLRLMSHLQCFAAQRELASKSNWGYPQYPAVPQPQIPQPQHGYAELRDPPVSTAVATVPSIAAPLSAPPSYTHYPPAPPAPPGPSAPPGHAAPPGPHYPAPYPHHPPHHQYSQNSSKPYRPWGAELAY